A genomic stretch from Hemicordylus capensis ecotype Gifberg chromosome 5, rHemCap1.1.pri, whole genome shotgun sequence includes:
- the SFRP2 gene encoding secreted frizzled-related protein 2, whose protein sequence is MHRRNLFLCLLFVATPCIGSARGLFLFGQPEFSYKRSNCKPIPASLVLCRGIEYPNMRLPNLLGHETMQEVLEQAGAWIPLVQKQCHPDTRKFLCSLFAPVCIDDLDETIQPCHSLCEQVKESCAPVMSAFGFPWPDMLDCSRFPQDNDLCIPPASSDHVLPTPREAPKVCDACKSKNEDDNEIVENLCKNDFALKIKVKEIAYINGDTKITPETKSKTIYKLNGVPERDLKKTVLWLKGGLQCTCDEMNDINAPYLVMGQRLAGELVITSVKRWQKGQRVFKRFSRSIRKLQC, encoded by the exons ATGCACCGCCGCAATCTTTTCCTGTGCCTGCTCTTCGTCGCCACGCCTTGCATCGGCTCAGCCCGCGGGCTCTTCCTCTTCGGGCAGCCCGAGTTCTCCTACAAGAGGTCCAACTGCAAGCCCATCCCCGCCTCCTTGGTCCTGTGCCGCGGGATCGAGTACCCGAACATGCGGCTGCCCAACCTGCTGGGCCACGAGACCATGCAGGAAGTGCTGGAGCAGGCTGGCGCCTGGATCCCCCTGGTGCAGAAGCAGTGCCACCCGGACACGCGCAAGTTCCTCTGCTCCCTCTTCGCGCCCGTCTGCATCGACGACCTGGACGAGACCATCCAGCCCTGCCACTCGCTCTGCGAGCAGGTGAAGGAGAGCTGTGCCCCGGTTATGTCCGCCTTTGGCTTCCCCTGGCCTGATATGCTGGACTGTAGCCGCTTCCCCCAGGACAATGACCTGTGCATCCCCCCGGCGAGCAGCGATCATGTCCTCCCCACGCCCAGAGAAG CACCAAAGGTCTGTGATGCCTGCAAGAGCAAGAATGAAGATGACAATGAAATTGTAGAAAACCTTTGTAAAAATGACTTTG CCCTGAAGATAAAAGTGAAGGAGATCGCCTACATCAATGGGGACACCAAGATCACCCCAGAAACAAAGAGCAAAACCATCTACAAGCTGAATGGGGTGCCAGAAAGGGATCTGAAGAAGACTGTGCTCTGGCTCAAAGGTGGCCTGCAGTGTACCTGTGATGAGATGAATGACATCAATGCACCCTATTTAGTGATGGGACAGAGGCTGGCCGGGGAACTGGTGATCACCTCTGTGAAGCGATGGCAGAAAGGTCAGCGGGTGTTCAAGAGGTTCTCGCGCAGCATTCGCAAGCTGCAGTGTTAG